The stretch of DNA GAGCATTTAGAAACTCGTCTTCGCGTCACTGCTGAGCGCGCAATGAATACTCGCCTTGAAGGTGGCTGCCAAGTCCCCATTGGTGCTTATGCAGAGCTTGACGGCGACATATTAAATCTTCGTGGTCTAGTCGGTAACCCAGATGGTAGCCAAATTATTGAAGCGGCTTCATCTGGCCATAAAGACGACGCGGAAAAGCTGGGTATAGCACTTGCTGAAGAGTTGCTAGCCAAAGGCGCTAAAACAATTCTTGATGCTGTATATGCAAAAGCGTAAATCGTATTGATGAAAGTACTACTGACACGCCCTCAAGGGCGTAATCAGTTAATGGAAGAGGCGTTATCGTTAAGAAACGTCTCTTACCTTACGACGCCTTTATTACACGTAAAACCCACTTCAAACCTTGACGCTCAACAGATTGATAGCGCGTTACAGCAAGCTGATATCTTCATCTTCATTAGTACCAATGCTGTCAAATTCGCATCAACTGCAATTACTGATAAATGGCCATCATCGGCACAATACTTTGCCGTTGGCGAAGCCACCTATTTAGCCTTAAAAGCACTTGGTATTAACGCCGAAAAAGCCCCTGCGGATTGCCAGCAAACGGAAGGGTTACTCAGTTTAGCAACACTAAAACATGTGGATGATAAGAATATTGTCATTGTGCGTGGCGTGGGTGGTCGAGAAGATTTAGCGCTTGAACTTTGCCAACGAAAAGCCAATTTGAGTTACTGGGAAGTCTATCAAAGAGGCTGTCCTGAGTTAGATATTTCCAATATTTGCCAACAATGGCAAACCTTCGGTATAGACACTATCATCATCACCAGTGGCGATATACTCGATAACCTCGTCAAAACTGTTCCAAATGAACTATTTGCATGGCTGCAAACTTGTCATATTATAGTCCCAAGCTCCCGAGTATATGACAAAGCTATCGCATACGGTCTAAGTACCGTAACCAATGCTAAAGCCGCTAATACTAATGCCATGCTGACTGCGCTATCTTTATAGCCTGTCACACTAACATTAGTAATGTACTCGTTTTACTGCAGCATCATCGCTTTCAAGGACTGTTTAATGGAAAACAAGCACACTGACGTCAGCTCTAGCGAGCCAAGCCCTGAAACAACCATTGCGGCGCAGCCTGTTATCGACGCGAAGTCAGAGCCACAAACCAGTACCGCACAGCATGCTGTCAATGACACGCCGATTGAATCTAATCAATCAGCTCCTTGGGGGATTATTATTACCCTCTTTATTTTGCTGATGGTCTCTTTTGCAGCGGCGGCAGGCGGGTATTATCTTTATCAACAGCTCGAAGCCCAAAAAGCACAGTCGCTGGCTTTAGAGCAAAAAATACAAGCAGAACTTGTTCAGCCAAATCAACGGATCGCTTTTTTAGAACAGCAACAAGTCCAGTTCAAATCTAATGTAGATTTAGCCCTTTCAGCCGCTCAAAGCGAGCAAGAGCAGTTGCAAGAACGCGTATCGATTATTGCTCAACGTAACCCCAATCACTGGCGAGCAGAAGAAGCTAAATACCTCGTCAGACTCGCGGGGCAGAAGTTATGGCTTGAGCAAGATCCAAGTACAGCAACGAGCTTACTGAAGGCTGCGGATGAACGCATTAAGTCAATGCGCGATC from Shewanella sp. Choline-02u-19 encodes:
- a CDS encoding uroporphyrinogen-III synthase; amino-acid sequence: MKVLLTRPQGRNQLMEEALSLRNVSYLTTPLLHVKPTSNLDAQQIDSALQQADIFIFISTNAVKFASTAITDKWPSSAQYFAVGEATYLALKALGINAEKAPADCQQTEGLLSLATLKHVDDKNIVIVRGVGGREDLALELCQRKANLSYWEVYQRGCPELDISNICQQWQTFGIDTIIITSGDILDNLVKTVPNELFAWLQTCHIIVPSSRVYDKAIAYGLSTVTNAKAANTNAMLTALSL